One window of the Deltaproteobacteria bacterium genome contains the following:
- a CDS encoding ferritin-like domain-containing protein, whose protein sequence is MSYLSTTDFTEDQAFVDRFRRMMRGDLDLSWMDVPRERVACRPENARRGLTFRDLDVGAYGFTEMPELIRENRSFAPRGAVMPEGLPDLQAEVSRKSEVWAYNIEGYYEEAMTRQWNATTDIPWAELQSVDLPEDIGKAYAQLLTFLTEVEMIATDVPAKWMGRLNADFFEVKNFIATQAMDEARHAEIFRKRALSTGWGLMRASAQNEFNLKFLRDADSFAEASLALHLQAEGMVLTLFRFSEYISPTEGDKKLFRLVMQDEARHVGYGMQHLKWVLDHFPERREAIHHHLDEAENFVFGGGYATEVLEPFIILSGKGLKKENIAEGVRITNAFQLKQTDEYFERLAKCGLPERRERSRLWKMVEMRKQTMAA, encoded by the coding sequence ATGAGCTACCTGAGCACGACCGACTTCACCGAGGACCAGGCCTTCGTCGACCGCTTCCGGCGCATGATGCGCGGCGACCTCGACCTCTCGTGGATGGACGTGCCGCGCGAGCGTGTCGCCTGCCGGCCCGAGAACGCGCGGCGCGGCCTCACGTTCCGGGACCTCGACGTCGGGGCTTACGGCTTCACCGAGATGCCGGAGCTGATCCGCGAGAACCGGAGCTTCGCGCCCCGCGGCGCCGTCATGCCCGAAGGGCTGCCCGACCTCCAGGCGGAGGTGAGCCGCAAGAGCGAGGTGTGGGCGTACAACATCGAGGGCTACTACGAGGAGGCGATGACCCGGCAGTGGAACGCGACGACCGACATCCCATGGGCTGAGCTCCAGTCGGTCGACCTGCCCGAGGACATCGGCAAGGCGTACGCCCAGCTGCTCACCTTCTTGACCGAGGTCGAGATGATCGCCACCGACGTCCCCGCCAAGTGGATGGGACGCCTCAACGCCGACTTCTTCGAGGTGAAGAACTTCATCGCCACGCAGGCGATGGACGAGGCGCGGCACGCCGAGATCTTCCGCAAGCGCGCGCTCTCCACCGGCTGGGGCCTCATGCGGGCGAGTGCGCAGAACGAGTTCAATCTCAAGTTCCTGCGCGATGCCGACAGCTTCGCCGAGGCCTCCCTCGCGCTCCACCTCCAGGCCGAGGGCATGGTGCTCACGCTCTTCCGCTTCAGCGAGTACATCTCCCCCACCGAGGGCGACAAGAAGCTCTTCCGGCTGGTCATGCAGGACGAGGCGCGCCACGTCGGCTACGGCATGCAGCATCTCAAGTGGGTGCTCGACCACTTCCCCGAGCGGCGCGAGGCGATCCACCACCACCTCGACGAGGCCGAGAACTTCGTCTTCGGCGGCGGCTATGCCACCGAGGTGCTCGAGCCGTTCATCATCCTCTCCGGCAAGGGCCTCAAGAAGGAAAATATCGCGGAAGGGGTCCGCATCACGAACGCCTTCCAGCTGAAGCAGACCGACGAATATTTCGAGCGGCTCGCCAAGTGCGGCCTGCCCGAGCGGCGCGAGCGGTCGCGGCTCTGGAAGATGGTGGAGATGCGCAAGCAGACGATGGCCGCCTGA